Within the Miscanthus floridulus cultivar M001 chromosome 2, ASM1932011v1, whole genome shotgun sequence genome, the region GCATGGCACCCTTGTGCGTGTGGATCTAGACGGTCACGGTTTGACCAAGTGTGCAACTCTTCCGGTGCCCTTAACGATCGAGAAGAGCGACGTGCATAGAAGATTAATTGTTCCATCAGTGTATGAGATGACGCAGCAGTTGGTAGAGGTTAGCATGACAAGGAGTAGTTGGATCACGTGATGGTCAATTGATTGCTCCACTATCGGTCTTTCCAACACTTGATCCTCATAATTTCAGTATGCTTGATGTATCTTCTGTCTTGCCTCATCGTTATCGTTCTCCTACGCCCTCGATCTTAAGGCCTTCCATTCTTATAGAGTCATAGGTATATGACAATCCATTGCGCACGTGCTAATGAGACTTTAGAGGTGGAACAGGTTAGGACCTGAGACAGGGAGCCGAACGAAGTTACCTTTGCGTCCCACACAAAGACAAAATCGATGACAAAAAACATTAATTACGAAGCAAATACACGAATGTAACTCGAGCAAAAGATTTAATGAAAGCGACAAATTAGTAGGGAAGATATTTGTTCAAAACAAAGATACTCATTAAAAAAGAAATACGACCAGGTATTTTAGTATTCGAGATAAAATCATAGGTAAAAAATCCAAATGAGAGGTACACTTTAAAAAAACATAACTATGGAAAGAGAACTCGAAGAGACAGAAACTTTGCGAGAAAAGAAGGCGAAGAACATGGAAAGAAAATAAATGATGGAACAAAAAAACATACGCAAAAACAGGAAAAGAAAAGACAAACGACAATAGAAAACAAAATCAAGTGGAAAACGGAATCAGAAAGGAAAAAactaaaagaaacaaaaagaCATCTGACGACCGATCAAACAATGGAACGAGCGAAAACGGAAACGGACACTATTAAAAAAAGCATTTGATGTTTATTTATTAGGAAATCAGAAGGATTTATTATTTGATTAGGATTCATAATTAACTATCTGCGTTATCTCAAGGACTTGTATCCAAGCTGAACTCCACGTTCACTGTGTTAGTTAGGAAAAGACTGGAAAAAAAGGATGGAGTGAAATtttgatatagatatagatttattAGTAGTAGTATAAATCTTTTTTACGACGTTAATAATTTATTCCTCTTCCCCTAGCATCTCCAGTGCCTTGGAACGTTGTGGCTGCATAAGCTGGTTGGACAGAGGAGAGCACGTGACTGTACATGTTGTCATTTTTTTTATCTAAAAACTAACCGAGCCGAGGAACATGTGGAAAGAAATCAAGACTTCTGTACATAGAAACCGAAAGAACATAGAAGAACAAAGAAGAAATTTGAAACGGACATGTATGGATCAGAAGACAAACCAGAATTTGAAATGGCAAATGCAGATTGTACCGAGGCACAAAACCAACGTATAAAAAGATATGGGAGGGCAGAAAAAATAATACTCTTCATTAGATTTCTAATTTCTATTCTTATATTTTTGCatttggattaagattcctattTCGGTTACTTGAGTTGGAGAGATCCAATTGAATTTAGATTCCTGGTTgtccatattattatattttaCCTATTTGGATTAAGATTTCTATTTCTATTCATCCGAAATCGGAGAGACCTAATTGAATTAGGATTCCTAGTTATATAAAGAGAAGGGCTATAGGCGGTTTTCCATATTTACAAAGTTAGTTAAGGGATGGCTGGATCAAAAAATAGGTGAAGAGAaattttatctttttattattaggtataaatAGATATTCTGACTACTAAATAATATAAATATACTCTAACATCATTTCTCCCTATATAGCAATTCTTCCATTTTAGAAATGGTGAATTGTGCCCATGTGTGATGTGTGCAACAATCCAGTAGTCTTTGAGACGTAAAGCCAATGTAAAAAAAATGGAAGGAGTAGGTATGTGTGCTTATTAGTTGGCAAATGTGAACTAATATAGATTAAAAGGTGCAGATGACTACATAATTAAGTCCTTGTTAGAAGGTCCTTATTTTTAGTTCACTTTTAATcaagagttaaatgcatgagAGGTATTTGAACTTGTCACGGGTGTCACCTAGGTAAGCAAATTTGAAAAATAATTTTTTAAATACATAAACTTGCTAAATGATTTACTGTATGTCCATACTTGGCATGTGGCAGGAAAATATGCACCCAACCCAACCCAGCACATAAACAGATCAGCCCGCGACGGAGGAGATGAAGACGCCGCTGCTGCTCATGTGCGCGCCGCCTCCCTCTGCTATGTCCTCGCCAAGGCCATCGCCGTGTTCTGCGTCGCCGGCGCAGGACTCGAGTGGCAGGGGAGGGGCCACCTCGTCGCCGTTGAGGCCATGTTCCTCATGTCGGTCAAGCTCGTCGTCGCCCACCTCGCCATCGCGTAACGCGCCTCCTGCCGCAAGCGCCGACGCCTACTCGTCTACAGAATCGACGTCAAGGGAAGAGAACATACAGCGACGCGTGCGGCGCTCTGGATCGGAAGCCCAGGGTCCCTGTCCTTGCGCTCTGCTGACCACGGTCCTGTCGCGTCGAGGCGCTGCACTCGCCTGTTGCGGCCAATGGCCTCGCTGCCCTCCACGACCGAGCGCCCTCTGCCTGTGCTGCTGCCTCGCTCCGTCCCAACGCCTTGGCACTCGACTGCCCTGCCGCGGTTTGAACCTTAACGCAATCGTGACAGCACGTCTGCACGCCATGCCCGTCGTCCACGCCGAGCACCTCTGTTCCTCGCCTCGTTCCGAGGCTGTGTGCCATCAATGCCTGCGCAAGTCGGTGCCCCAGCCACGACATAGACGCCAGCCCAAGCCCAGCCGAGCCTCTGCCTGCCCTGCCTCGCCGGCAATAAAAGCCGTGTTCCAGCTTCACGGTCGCCCTTTATTCCTCTTCCAAATTCGCCCACTATAGTGAACGTCGGCCCAATTACTTGCACCCACGGCTTCTTTAGGAAGTTAGCAAGCCATAGGACGAGACATCGATGCGAGCCATCGATGGTACAGGACAGATGGATTTCCATAACTTGCACTCTCTGCACGCCATGGCCGCAGGAGCTCAGCTCGGCCTGGTGTCGTTTCTTCCACTCCCTTCCATCCTTGCTGTGTTTTAGCACGACCAACAGCGGCGGCACGCACACGAGCAGCAGCGGTAGCTTCATCTTCTCCGTCGTGGGCTGATCTGTTTAGGGGCATATTTTTCAGGGGGTTGGGTACATATTTTCCTGCCACGTGACAAGTATGGACCTACAATGTATCATTTAACAAGTTTACGTACTCAAAAATACATTTTCTAAAtttatggacctaagtgacaccCCATAACAAGTTCAAGGATCTCTCGTACATTTAACTCTTTAATCCATGCATCCAAAGGTCCAGACAACACCGGATGACCGGACTATACATTAGTCCACCTAAACTTTAGTTCTACATCTACATATTAGGCTCTGTCACACGTGTATGTTACACATCTCAATCATACGTGCATGTTACACGTCTACGCAGATCTAATTGTAAGATATCCATAGTTCTATACGCATGTATTATCTAAAGTTCTATTGAATGGTGCACGATCACTTCGGAGTTAAGGACTTTGGACATTTGTAGTAGGGTAGCAAAACCCTACGCACAAGAGATACCTGGGCACTCACAAGAGATACTCATATAGCTCATACATTAAGCAACACATCCATCTATCTATATACATAGTTATTACATACACACGGTTGACACTCAAGAGTCAAGAACTCAACCACGTGATGCTCTAGAATTCTAGATATATTGCCCATTCATCGTGTACGCGTTCTTAGTGTATTTAGCTCAACTAAATCATTTTGTCAGTGGTTACCTcatattttttatttgaaactcAGTGGTTACCTCATATTAGTGAGATCATAAAAAACCATGCATCGGGTCATATTGAATTGAGCTTAGTTCAATATAATTCCTCGCGCGTTTTCTCTctcagctgtttttttttttaccttttcTGGGCCGTTAGATTTTCCATCCAACGACTAGCAACCATCCATCAAAACTAGACCCTAAAGCCCATTCTGGGACAACGTTTACACCACACGAGCGCCGTCTGCGCGGCCGGAAGATGCTGCCATCCATGCTCTCAAAATCAACAGCCTCGCCGTCTCCGGCACGCCTCTACCGCCTCCTCCCCGTCTCGTCCCTCCAAACGACCAGCCATCTCCGGCCTGCACCCAATGCCGCATCTCCTCCACCTTCACCTCCTACCCGAAGCCCAGCCTTCCTCTCCCCGTGCCCATCTCCGTACAGCCACAACAACTACGCCACCATCCTCCGATCCTGCGTCCTCTCCAGAGCCGTTCGGCCCGGTCGGCAGCTCCACGCCAGGCTCCTCGTGTCGGGCCTTGGCCTCGACGCGGTTCTCGCCACCAGGCTCGTCGATCTCTACGCGTCCTGCGGCCATGTGTCTCTCGCCCGTCGCTTGTTCGACGAAATGCCCAAACAGGGCAACGTCTTCCTGTGGAACGTGCTCATCCGTGCCTACGCTCGCGACGGTCCACGCGAGGCGGCAATAGAGCTGTACCGCGCGATGCTGGCATATGGCAGCATGGAACCAGACAACTTCACGTATCCGCCGGTTCTCAAGGCGTGCGCTGCACTCCTGGACCTGGGCGCTGGCCGGGAGGTGCACGATCGTGTCATGCGCACGAGTTGGGCCGCAGATGTGTTTGTGTGTGCAGGCCTCATCGACATGTACGCCAAGTGTGGTTGCGTGAACGAGGCTTGGGCAGTGTTTGATGGCACCACAGTTAGGGACGCCGTGGTGTGGAATTCAATGATTACAGCATGTGGGCAAAATGGGCGACCAGCAGAGGCGCTCGCTCTGTGCCGTAACATGGAGGCTGAAGGCATTGCGCCAACGATCGTCACTCTGGTGAGTGCGATATCAGCTGCAGCTGATGCGGCTGCGCTGCCTAGAGGGAGGGAGCTGCATGGGTACGGTTGGAGGAGAGGGTTTGGGTCACAGGACAAGCTGAAGACTTCCCTTCTGGACATGTATGCCAAGAGTGGTTGGGTTACGGTGGCGCATGTTCTCTTTGAGCAGCTCTTGCACAGGGACCTTATTTCTTGGAATGCCATGATCTGCGGATTTGGGATGCATGGCCATGCTGATCATGCATTTGAGCTCTTTAGCAGAATGCGGAGTGAGGCTCAAGTGATACCTGACCATATTACTTTTGTTGGGGTCCTATCTGCTTGTAACCATGGAGGAATGGTACAAGAAGCAAAAGAAGTATTTGATCTGATGGTGACTGTATATTCCATCAAGCCAACAGTGCAGCATTACACCTGCCTTGTAGATGTTCTTGGTCACTCTGGTAGGTTCAAAGAAGCTTCTGATGTTATTAAAGGAATGTTGGTGAAGCCAGATTCAGGGATATGGGGTGCACTGCTAAATGGTTGTAAGATTCACAAAAATGTTGAGCTAGCTGAACTAGCCCTGcataagttgattgaattggagcCTGAAGATGCTGGTAATTATGTGCTTCTATCAAATATATATGCTCAGTCTGGGAAATGGGAAGAAGCTGCAAGGGTGAGGAAGCTGATGACCAATAGAGGCTTGAAAAAGATAATTGCTTGTAGCTGGATCGAATTGAAAGGGAAGTCCCATGGGTTTCTTGTGGGTGATGCTTCTCATCCTAGATCAGATGAAATATATGAAGAGTTGGAGCGATTGGAAGGTCTCATCAGTCAAACTGGCTATGTGCCTGACACCACGCCAGTTTTCCATAATGTGGAAGCTGATGAAAAGAGGAACATGGTATGGGGACACAGCGAGAGGCTGGCCATTGCATTTGGACTCATTAGTACACCCCCTGGGACAAAGCTGCTTGTGACAAAGAATCTTCGAGTTTGTGAGGACTGCCATGTTGTCATCAAGCTGATTTCACAGATTGAGCAGCGTGAAATTATCATAAGAGATGTTAACCGCTTCCATCACTTTGTAAATGGTGAATGCTCATGCAAAGACCATTGGTAACTTACACAAGCAAGAGGCTTGTTGAACACTATCTATTCCATGGAAGGTAAAAATGTCACAATGGTAATCTTATGTGAAACAAGACTGTTGAGCCTTGGGAACATGAACTTCAATTTTTCTCTAGGGAACAATAAGGTATATTTATCATCCTCCATAAAAGCAAGCTTTTGTGTTGAATTCATGGCAAGTTTGCAAGCATCCTTTTGGATTGCTACTTATTAGATGGCTTAGAGAAAGCTTTAGGCAATGTACATTACTTTCCCTGTGGAATTTTTAGTCTCATCTTACATACATATAAGGGCTCATGGTGGCAGACAATTGTGCTTTTCATGAATGCACCACATGATATTAAAGGTTGAGTAACCCATTTTGTTGTTAGtgtttttgtatttctttttctAGTATAGGCATATATTAAACACAAAATATCGTTAAAGGACATTATAAAGGGGCCAGTTGAGAGAGATGCATTTACCGGGAGCACTGAATAATGCATTGTGAACTAAACTTTTTCTCTGTTTTGTCTGAAATCACCTTTAACTCTTTCAGTTCAATTTCTAGCTGGATCATTATAAGGGATCACAAAAATGATATAGCTTGACGCCTTCTCTTTTTACCACCTTGCCTTCATTTGTTTGTTATATCATGATATTGTTCTTAGTGATGCTGTAAACACTTTCTGGTACCAATTTATCATGTTGATGGGTTGATGTTGACATACTTCCAACTCTAAGTGTCCAGAAATCACAGAGGCAATTCGATTTGAAGAAGGCCAAAAGTCTACTGGTAGGTCAGATGTGGTAGTTCGTGTTTTCCATATCAAACTTGAAGAATACCTTGCTGATATAAAGGAAGGCCACGTTTTTGGTCCTGTTCGTGCAGGTACATAATGTCTCATTACTCTGCTATGTTATTTCGTTCAGCATTTTTTAGACTATTTATTGCGTAGTACCTGACATTTACATGTTCACATATGCAGTCGCCTATACAAATTAGTTCCAGAAACATGGGCTACCTCCTTCACACATTGTAGTTTGGCAGTGTGTTATGGATCGTGAGCCTTCCATTGCTGACGTTGATAGATATATATCTGCCGAGTTACCTGATCCTAGTGCTGATCCGTTAGGATTCTCCCTGGTTCAAGAGTTTATGGTATATGGTCCGTGTGGTTCAGCTAATCTAAATAGTCCTTGCATGAGAGATGGCAAGTGTTCAAAAACGTATCCTAAGTCATTTAGATCTGAAACAGCTTTTGATGAAGCTGGCTACCCACTATACAGGCACAGAAAAAATGGTATTGTTGCCTGGAAAGGGAATGTACAAGTAGACAATCAATGGGTTGTGCCACATAATCTGTCAATACTCAAGAAATACCAGGCACATATTAATGTCGAGGCCTGTAACCAAACCTATCTGATCAAGTATCTATTCAAATAGGTAAACAAAGGATTTGACTGTGCTTCAAGAATCGTCAGTCATCTGCTTCAGAATCTACAAAGGGTGATGGTACAGTAGATCAAGAAAAGACTAGCTCTGATGGTATGGATGAAATTGCTGAATATATCAAATCTAGATATGTTTCTTGCTGTGACGCCACATGGAGGCTGTCCGGGTTTGAAATTCATGGTAAATTTTCCCCCAGAGCGTCTTTTCGTGCATCTACCAGGATTAAACTTTGTTATAGTACAAGAGGAAACTGATCTGCAGAGTGTTGTCAATGATCCAGAGGCaattgtattggagaaaacaagAATCTCATGAATTTTAAGGATTTGAAGAATATATTGTAAAAGACATTAATGGTTAGACATGAGAGAATTCCTTGTGAGCCATTAAAAAGATCACAATTCCATGTGAGCCACTAAAAAAGTTTGTCAGACCTCAGTGTcactgttcttttttttttttttgccctacATGTCACTGCCGTCAAATTAGGCTCTAATGATGTCAAACTGTAgttgtgaaaagtcgaaaatacccttaggtctaaatatgtcattaattttttaagtatcttaacgacttcaaatagaaaaacttaaaactagaaagttatagatctcgttgAGATCTACAATTCTCATATAAAATTATCTTAATTTAATACcgtaaaaaagatatgatttttctatgatatATTAAATATCAAatcatatatttttttaattaaatgaagataatttttatataaaaattataaatctcgatgagatctataattttctagttttgagcttttttatttaaagtcgttaagatgctaaaaaaattaataacatatttagacttaagggtatttttgacttttctaaCCTGCAGTTTGACACCATTAGAGCCCAATTGACGGTAGTGGCATggagtgcaaaaaaaaaattagagcAGTGACGCTGAAGTATGCCGAACTTTTTCAGTGGTTCACAGGAAATTACAATCTTTTATAATGGCTCACAGGGAATTCCTTTCTGACACCTAAACAGTAAAATATGACAATTATTTTTTACTGGAGGATGTTTAATCTTTTGAGTGTGTGCTTTGAGAATTGTGCTGATTTAATAAAAGGGTTACCCATGCACAACTTGTTCGGCTGGGCCTGAAACGATCATATGCGATTATGGATTATTACTACTGACTGGTTtggtatgagaaaaaaatactagtcTCTCTAAAAATTTACGATAGTTTAAGACCATACGAATAGGCGGGCAGTTCTCATATTTCTTTCTCATTTTTTCCCTGACAAGATCGTACAGTTGATATTCAAGAACCGACTGTCCGACTACCTACTTGCATAGTCGATGTCACAGGATTTTCCCTGTGGACGTGCTACGGCATCTATTACATCAGGTCCGTTGTCCTAGCTTCCATGTTGGTGCAAATGTAGTGCGTGGAACTCTCTAAGGCCTTCCACAGTGTGTAGAGATGCTTCAAAATATATGAGCCTTACAATTAGAATTGAGCACCGATGTCAAATAAGCTATAGTGTGAAAAATATTTGGCACCGGAGCCATTTAGGATCGTTGGGACCCACATCGAATAAAATAGTATTCACTATTTTCTCTCTCTGGTTCAGTCGCAGGCACGCAGGCTACTGCTGCTATCCTGCTACAATAAATTAACCTATTTTATGCCCACTTGGCATCGCCTACTCCTATTTCCTCCTGTTATTTTATTGATTGGGCATCGCTTGGCATCGGTGAACGTACTTGCGCCGCTCCCCATTTTGCAGACATCACTTTGAGTTAGCTTCGCTGCTTGCAATGTGAGGAGCGAAGCCAaaatcttttctttcttctcttggCATCACTCGAGTGCAACGCTGCGAAAGGCCTAACACAAGCTTCTGCATCCATTTTCACAAGCTTCTCTTCGATGACCCTATTCCGCAGCCGCCGTTTCCATTTCCCTTTAGGGCATGTTCGGTTGCAAGGGAACGACTCCCTGGAAAGATTCCTAGCTGGATCGGTTATCTAATTTGTATAAGCTTCATGAGCCGGAATTGTTCCTGGCCTCGTTCCAGCTAAACCGAACGAGCCTTTAGGGTTTGTGTTAAAAAAAATCCCTTTAGCGTTCCCCATCTCTGCCTAACTCTGGTACTTAGCAGCCCGAAATGTGGAACATGGTCATGTTTTTTGGTAAGTTCTCAcagtaaaaaaaatattataaacCATTTACTTTTAGGAGCATGACTGCTCCTAAATAAAGCAGAAGAATTCTCTATTGCATCGTGGACGTGAACAAGATATGCTTAGTCGCAAGATGGCTCGCGGTCGCGGCATTCATCAGTGGGGATTGGGGAGGAGCCGAGGACCAAGGCACAAGGCAATGCCATGCCATCTTCTTCAACATTATGAAGAACTTGAATCATTTCACCTGTGTCTTGTACTCGTGTTTGTGCCACGACGTCTAGAGTGTCAAATGCACGCAATAATTGCGAAGATATCGTCGCCatgtttgtttgggcttgtttggctgataagccatgattaaaagtactgttggttgatttggtgtgagagaaaaatattgtttgttggctgaaaaaaaCACGACTTATAAACTAAACAAACCCAAATGAACAGGACGCAGATCCAGCAGTTCGGGACTCGCAAATGTCATATAGTACAAGTTTCAGAAAATTAAGAACCTTTCAATTCATATGGTGCCACAGTACTAGTAGCAGCCACTGGAACATGACTGTCTTGTTCGCTTGGCTAATAAGCTATGGTCGAAAGTACTGATAGCTAATTTGTTATAAGATAAAAATACTGTTTGTGCGCTGAAAAAGGGGCGCTGGCCGCTGGTTCATTAACTTAACTCACGGTCACAGGTACAGAACTCGAAGAAGTCGTCAGGTCATGCTGGTATAGTGGAACGTACCTAAGGTTAAGCATCACTACAATGACATTACTATCATGTACTAgttttttaatataatgaaatatatcaaTTTCATCTGCTACGTCATGAGATGTACTATGCATCTGTTGATTCTCATCTGACACATCAACTATAAAATTGCCTACtcagcgatcagcattgtacactattttttaattataaaatattatttttttcttataataaattaatatCGATAATATTTTTTTTTAGCCAGCCGAACAGGCGCTGTGGGTTGTCGTCCTTGTCGAGTGTCTCCCTGATCGAACGCTGCGGCCCCTGGCCCTCTGGCCTCTGCCGAAGTGTGAACTGTGAACTGTGCGCTTTGGCTGGTGGAATCAGCCTGCAATCAGCCTGCGTGCGCCATTCGCGGACATCGTCCCCGCGCGCTGCAAGTCTGCTGCGAGTGACAGGGGAGAGCCGGGCGGTCGGCGTCGTGCGAGTGCGACTGGCATGGCATCGCCGTCGCGAGGACGTTCGGTTGTACTATTAACACATTAAAAATATTttctctctcacaataaactaaCGTACCGTATTTTTCAGCCGTATCCAACAGGACCAAAGGTGGCATTCACTTCGCCGCTCGGACTACGGATCGTGTCTCCACCCCACCACACTCGGCTCCGAATACATTCAAGCCAGGCGGGCGATGCCGGTCCAGATCGAGCTCCGGGCCCGGACTCCTCCTGCCAAGTGCTggcttctcttcttcttgtcttgcgCTTCGTTTCGTTACTCACCGAGCCCCATAACTCGCATGATAGACATGAACAGGATCTGTAAATGCAGTAGAAGTATGTGACCGTAGCACGTATGTGCTTCGAGTACTCGTGTCTCGACAGACGCTTTGGCGTGACACGCTGCGACGGGCGGTACGAGGGAGCACCGGAACAGGAAGCGTACGTAGGACGTACGTACTAGCAACAGTTTTCTATAGTTTCGTTTGCCCCTGCCTGATGCTCTCCAAGAATGCAGGAGCTACGGAGATCCGGATTAAAGGGCAAGAGAATACTCCTAAAAACCAGATTACTGTGGCTCTACTTGGAGACAGTACTTTGAGATGCTAATAAAGATTCAGGGAGGACGAGAGGAGGGGAAGACGGGAGCAGGGCATTAACCACGCACCAACGACCCGACCTGACCGGCGTTCAAGTCCCGGCGTCCCGCGCCGCGGCCCATCCCCCTCATCCCGACCCCGTGAGCGAGAAGCCAACCCCCAAAAAACGACCTGTCCCACGCGGACGCGGGagcacaccaccatcaccaccacagcGAGCGCCCCACAGGCCACAGCGCTATCGCGACCTCGCCACCGCCACAAGGCACACGGGGACGACGGGACGGGCGCCCGCTCCACTACCGACCGCCGGCCTCACACAGCAGGCTACAAGTGAGAACCCCTAAAGTCAGTCAGATCCCAATCAAAAGAGGAGAGCATCGCAGAGCTGTACGTATCACGCAGGAGGTAGCGCTCCATCCGCGGTGGCCATGGTCTCGTCTCCTTCTCCACCCTTGCCCACCGCTGTAAGTATGCCTCCCTCCTCTCCTCGTCCTCTGTTACGACGGTTCTGCCGTGCCTGCCTGAGCAGCTGAGTCGTTCACTGCACAATGGTGCG harbors:
- the LOC136540278 gene encoding pentatricopeptide repeat-containing protein At4g21065-like translates to MLPSMLSKSTASPSPARLYRLLPVSSLQTTSHLRPAPNAASPPPSPPTRSPAFLSPCPSPYSHNNYATILRSCVLSRAVRPGRQLHARLLVSGLGLDAVLATRLVDLYASCGHVSLARRLFDEMPKQGNVFLWNVLIRAYARDGPREAAIELYRAMLAYGSMEPDNFTYPPVLKACAALLDLGAGREVHDRVMRTSWAADVFVCAGLIDMYAKCGCVNEAWAVFDGTTVRDAVVWNSMITACGQNGRPAEALALCRNMEAEGIAPTIVTLVSAISAAADAAALPRGRELHGYGWRRGFGSQDKLKTSLLDMYAKSGWVTVAHVLFEQLLHRDLISWNAMICGFGMHGHADHAFELFSRMRSEAQVIPDHITFVGVLSACNHGGMVQEAKEVFDLMVTVYSIKPTVQHYTCLVDVLGHSGRFKEASDVIKGMLVKPDSGIWGALLNGCKIHKNVELAELALHKLIELEPEDAGNYVLLSNIYAQSGKWEEAARVRKLMTNRGLKKIIACSWIELKGKSHGFLVGDASHPRSDEIYEELERLEGLISQTGYVPDTTPVFHNVEADEKRNMVWGHSERLAIAFGLISTPPGTKLLVTKNLRVCEDCHVVIKLISQIEQREIIIRDVNRFHHFVNGECSCKDHW